The Pseudomonas solani genome segment CGCAAGCTCAAGATCGGCTACAACCGTGCTGCACGGATGATCGAAGCGATGGAAATGGCTGGCGTCGTCACGCCCATGAACACCAACGGCTCGCGTGACGTAATCGCGCCGGGCCCGATTCGCGACTAACCCCGAACGAATTCTGATGAGGACCCCCATGCGACTGATCCGCATGCTGCTCGTTGCCGCGCTGAGTCTTGGCGCCCTGCAGGCCCAGGCCGATGACCAGGTGGCCATCGCCCGCCTGACTGAAATGCTCAACAAGGCACAGACCATTACCGGCCGCTTCTCCCAGCTGACCCTGGACGGCTCCGGCACCCAACTGCAGGAAACCTCCGGTGAGCTGGTGCTCAAGCGCCCCGGGCTGTTCCGCTGGCACACCGACGAGCCGATGGAGCAGCTGCTGGTATCCAACGGCCAGAAGGTCTGGCTGTATGACCCGGACCTGCAGCAGGTCACCATCCAGACCCTCGATCAGCGCCTGACCCATACGCCTGCGCTGCTGTTGTCGGGCGATGTGTCGAAGATCAGCGAGAACTTCGAGATCACCCACAAGGAAGGTGGCGACGTGGTCGACTTCATCCTCACGCCCAAGGCCAAGGACACCCTGTTCGACACCCTGCGCCTGTCCTTCCGCAACGGCGTGATCAACGACATGCAGCTGATCGACAGCGTCGGCCAGCGCACCAACATCCTCTTCCTCGGCGTGAAGATGAACCAGGCGATCGATGCCGCCCAGTTCGACTTCAAGGTTCCGGAAGGCGCCGACGTCATTCAGGAATAAGAGGCTTTTCGCGCAGCCATGGACCTGTTCCGTTCCGAGCCCATCGCCCAGCCCCTGGCCGCACGCCTGCGCGCCAGCAGTCTGGATGAGTACGTTGGCCAGGAGCACCTGCTGGCGCCGGGTAAGCCCCTGCGTGAGGCACTGGAGCAGGGGGCGCTGCACTCGATGATCTTCTGGGGGCCGCCGGGTGTGGGCAAGACCACCCTGGCCAAGCTTCTGGCCCAGGTCAGTGACGCCCATTTCGAGACGATTTCGGCGGTGCTCTCCGGCGTCAAGGAAATCCGCCAGTCGGTGGAGATGGCCAAGCAGCAGGCGGCCCAGTACGGTCGTCGCACCATCCTCTTCGTCGACGAAGTGCACCGTTTCAACAAGTCCCAGCAGGACGCCTTCCTCCCTTACGTCGAGGACGGCACGCTGATCTTCATCGGCGCCACCACCGAAAATCCCTCGTTCGAACTGAACAACGCGCTGCTGTCCCGGGCCCGTGTCTATGTGCTCAAGAGCCTGGACGAGGCCGCATTGCGGCGGCTTGTCGACCGTGCGTTGAATGAGGAGAAGGGGCTCGGCAAGCGCAAGCTGCGCCTGCCGGACGAGAGCTTCGCCATTCTGCTCGCCGCTGCCGATGGTGATGGCCGACGCCTGCTCAACTTGCTGGAGAATGCGGCCGACCTCGCCGAGGACGACAGCGATATCGAGCCCGAGCTGCTACAGAACCTCCTGGGTGACAGCCGCCGTCGTTTCGACAAGGGTGGCGAGGCCTTCTACGACCAGATTTCCGCCTTGCACAAGTCCGTGCGCGGCTCCAGTCCCGATGGCGCGCTTTATTGGTATGCGCGGATGATCGACGGCGGCTGTGATCCGCTCTACATCGCCCGGCGCGTGGTGCGCATGGCCAGCGAGGACATCGGCAACGCCGATCCGCGCGCTCTGAGCCTGTGCCTGGCTGCCTGGGATGTGCAGGAGCGCCTCGGCAGCCCGGAGGGCGAGCTGGCGGTGGCCCAGGCCATCGTCTACCTGGCCTGCGCACCGAAGAGCAATGCCGTCTATACCGCCTTCAAGACCGCCATGCGCGATGTCGCTGAAAACGGCTCCCATGAGGTTCCGCTGCACCT includes the following:
- the lolA gene encoding outer membrane lipoprotein chaperone LolA; amino-acid sequence: MRLIRMLLVAALSLGALQAQADDQVAIARLTEMLNKAQTITGRFSQLTLDGSGTQLQETSGELVLKRPGLFRWHTDEPMEQLLVSNGQKVWLYDPDLQQVTIQTLDQRLTHTPALLLSGDVSKISENFEITHKEGGDVVDFILTPKAKDTLFDTLRLSFRNGVINDMQLIDSVGQRTNILFLGVKMNQAIDAAQFDFKVPEGADVIQE
- a CDS encoding replication-associated recombination protein A — protein: MDLFRSEPIAQPLAARLRASSLDEYVGQEHLLAPGKPLREALEQGALHSMIFWGPPGVGKTTLAKLLAQVSDAHFETISAVLSGVKEIRQSVEMAKQQAAQYGRRTILFVDEVHRFNKSQQDAFLPYVEDGTLIFIGATTENPSFELNNALLSRARVYVLKSLDEAALRRLVDRALNEEKGLGKRKLRLPDESFAILLAAADGDGRRLLNLLENAADLAEDDSDIEPELLQNLLGDSRRRFDKGGEAFYDQISALHKSVRGSSPDGALYWYARMIDGGCDPLYIARRVVRMASEDIGNADPRALSLCLAAWDVQERLGSPEGELAVAQAIVYLACAPKSNAVYTAFKTAMRDVAENGSHEVPLHLRNAPTKLMKQLGYGDEYRYAHDEPDAYAAGEDYFPENLEPRQYYQPVPRGLELKIRDKLEHLAGLDARSPRKRRP